TACTCCGCTAATCTGAACATGCTTCTTAAATGCACGatttaaattgtcttttaaatctGATGTCGTCAAATATCTGAAATGGTTATATTGTATTGGAGCAGCTGAAAGCAGACTAGGAAAATCACATGAAGTGCAACACTTTATTTGGGCTATCAGTAAGTCATTCTAGCATGAAATCCAGGGACTCAAGAAAATACACTAAAATTGAACCACAACTCTCCCTGCCACAGCCAACTACTTATTTTTTAAGTCTAATTTGAAAGTTTGAAAAAATCTAATGTAACCTCTCAGAAATCTGTTGccttaagtaattttttaaacatctcaATTTCTCCTTTATAAAGAAATGGCTATCATATTATTAATTTGAAATGACTGACTTGGCAAAGCATATCACAGTACCTCTCTCCAGAGAGTAGCAGAGCACAGCAACTTTGATATGTGCTAGGAAGTGCTGAGGGTTTGTTTACTGACAACAAAAATGATGTGCTAGTTATTATATATGTGAAtcccatttgttttattttccctttaaaaaaatttttttcttgtaattcatTGCATTAACTCCTAGTCTTCCTGGATATCACTTGTTATCCATGACTTGAATTATTCTACTGAAGGATGCTTTATCAATTTAAGAAAACCAAGTGTTAGAAAGGACCTTTCATTTCTATTTGGATTACTTATCATTCAATAATTAGTCACCCCTCCAGACAAGGAATTCAAAATGGGAGTTATGATTTGCCAAGACATCTCACAGTTCCAGCCATTAGTGTTCACCCAGCTGAAACTACAAGACtaaaaataatccaattaagTAACAACAGTATATTTTGAATCAGTACTCGACAGATGGTAAAGCATCCCCCATTCATCATTAATTAATGTTCATTTAGCACCCATAGAGAATGACTCTGGGTTACTGTTTCCTGAAGGTAGAGATGAAACTTCTGCATTGGAAGATTGTACCATCTGGTTGCTGAAAAACCACCTTACAGGGTCTGAAATAATTTTGTAGAATAAATCATCCGTGGAAATGGGAATGTCAAGGACCTCAATAAATTTTGAGACCTTCACAGAATAATTTTAGGGATAAAGCCTAAAATctatgatttttcttatttaagaagaatttaaaattacaaatccATCTCCCTCCTTTCTCTACTTAACATGCCAGCAGATATACTGAATGATTTCCCCTTCTTTTAATTttgcctttatattttttaaatgttatgatTGCTTACTTTGTATTTTGTATCTATTCTCTCTCCCCTGAGGTCTGTATGGCACTCCCAAACGTATATGTGGGTAACATTTAAAGTTGGTAAAGTGACTCTCAAGCCTAATCAGTCTTCCTGAGAGAATATAAATTTGGTAGATAATTTGTGGAATGGTTTATCATAATTGAATTTCTGTGCCGTAATAAGAATGGAGTAGATCCATGCCTCTCTTGAGTGTCTCTTTGTTTATAATTCTCTTTGAGAGTAATGTTTTCACATATCATAATTAAAAGAGCTTTTCCAGTGTTCTTAAAAACTTCCCACTGATGGAATACTCATTAAAACAGTTTGAAAAGTTAGTttacatatttacttttaatagCATTTTTATAGTATCTATTTTTGTGGACAAAGTGCCTTCCAAATTTGGACTTACACTTTTAAATGTATgcaatttctttgttttctggttaCAAGCTATAACAATTTTAATTATCTATGGCAGCTAGTTGCCCATTCAACCTCCTCTCTCCCTAAATAGGAGATGGCAATGTGTTTAGCTAAAATCTATGATTTGTAACCCCTATTATAATCAGGaatagacaataaaataaaagaccatATATCAGGTGGTGGTTTTTGAGAATTCCCTTTAAAGGGGCTTACTCAGCTGGAATGCAGGCATATGACTGGTGTTCCAGCATCCATTTTGTTACTATGAAGTAATCTTGAGAATAGAAGTCACAAGCTGATGAAAGCAGAACAGATACTTAAATGGAGCTTGGATCATGATGGTCATAGCAGTTCTGGACTGCTTTTATTTGAACTTTATGTTATATGTACAAAAAATAATCCCCTATTTTGCAGAATGCACTCTTATCTTGGATCAATTCTCTAACCTAACTGAAACATATTTTCATAGTGGAAGTGGGTTTGTATAGTGACCTACAAAATCCCTACTAGATATGATTCCATGATACCTTTCTGACACTATCTCTTGCTGGTCTCTCCTTTGTACATTCTATTCCAGCTACATGGCCTCTTTGGTATTCTTGGTATACATCAGGTATAATCCAGCCTTCAGTATTTTGTacctgctgttccctctacctggTGTACGATTGCCCCAAATGTTTACTCAGCAAATTCTTTCATGTCCTCCAGACTGTTGCACTTCTCTTTCACCCTCTCTATTGCTTCAACTTGTTATCCCCTGACATTTTATATCTCCCTTCCCcaatttaattttctctcttgcATGATCTAACATTGagcatattttactttttaatctattttattgcctgtttttctttagaatgtaagctccaagaGACAGAGATTTTTGCCTATTTCATTTACTAGGATAGAGCCATATACTAGGACTGcacatacatatttgttgaatgaatgaatgtgataAGGAATTGGTTGACCAAGGGagatgaggagaaaaaaatattgagactCTGATTTGGAAAGCTGGAAAGCTGGTAACAcacttattttgtttaaatagCAGGAAATCATGACCAAATTTCAAATGCATAAGTGAAGAAGGAGATAATGCATATTTCCCAGATGAAAAGTATAAAGAATGAAGCAAGAAAATGCAGGAAGATGAGGGCCAATGAGCTCAATGAGAAGGGGTTGCTGTAGTCAAGGGTGGAGATATGCTTCTCTTAAGAGTAGGAATGAGAATACCTACAGATTGAAGATAAGAGAGATTTTCATAATCTGGGGTGGAAATGGAGGAAACTCAAATCTGACAGTCTTAATCTTGTAAGAAGATCAAGATGCAGACAACCTGATGATTGTGAGGGAAGAATAGAGATGGAAGGATGGAGTGAGGGGGAAAAGTTTGGCAATATCCGCCACTGTAGGAAAGAGGAATaaaacagaactaaatgaaaattgcTACTGAGTGGTAGAGAAAGGCTGAATTGAAACAGACAATGAACATTTATAGTCCAGCCAATTGTCatggttttatttcttataattattaGCAGCTCATAGGCAGAAGCGGGAAATTAGCAGGAACAGGTGGTCAGCTTTTCCCACAGTTGGTAAACAGTAAGGTAGGCATGGCAGAATGTCTGGGTGGTAGTGGTTGAGTAGACTGTTAAAATGGCATCCAAGTTGGGAAAGGTAAGTGGAGCTAGACCGAGAAGGATAGAATCTGAGCTGTGAAGACAGGACATGTCCTAAAGTCTCAGTGACTGTGGACTCTACCTCTGTCCTCAACTGAAAGTAGATTTGGACTTTCCATTATACTTCTTCTTATACCATACATAAAGTTTATATTCAAGGACTCAAAGTATTCTTTAACCCATTTGCCATTTGGACTGATGGATAAATGTGACCCAGTAGAAAACCTCTACGACAAGATTTATGGTGCATACTCTCAGGTACTCATGCCGGGAAAGACATACAGCTCATCCAATAAGAATTCTAGCATGCAGCTGGAGGAGAAACACTGCTCATTTCTGCTTGGTTCTAGGTGTGTGAACTTCATATTAACTCTCATTATTCCCAGCTCTCCTTTTTGTCCATGTGCTTCGGAGAAGCAAAACAGAGTTTGGGACCTTGGGCTCTGAAATCTGCTATCTGGGATCAAATCCCGGTTCCACCATTTTCTAGCCATGTGATCTAGAAAAACAAGGCATTTAACCTCTCTCCGATTCAATGTTCTTATCTTTGAAATGGGGGTGATGCTGGAACATACTGCATAGGATTATTTCAAGGATTGATGAGATCTGTGTAAAATATCTAGAAAGGGATCAGTGCATAAGTACACTTAATTACttatgataataatgatgatgatgttggtATTAATGTGGTAACTACAAGAATTCAATGGAGCctgcaaaaaaaaatatatccatCATTCCTCTAAGGTGGGGTAAATGAGATATGTGCCTTGTGAACATAGGCAgggtaaaattaataattaagatTATAACAGCACAAATTATCATGAGTACTACATGAATTAAATATCTGGCCTAGGGCTTCCCACAGAGCATATTtagataaaacaaacataaacttCCAAGAGACATCTACATTGTTCAAtggctttctaaaaaaaaattcaggttaaaaatattgattctcaATTCAAATCACTACAATTTCATTATAAGAAAATTagcaaataattaagaaaattaaaaatatccatAATCCCACTGTCTACATATAGTCATGAATAGATGCAAATAACCAGGGATATCTGgaaaattttgcctttttttactATATgtcatacatttatatttttatgaatgttATCCTTTAGTGCTTCATGTAGGAGTGGCTCATCTGTGTGTCTTTGGCTGATACTCTGTGATACTGGTGACTGGGCTATTTCCCTTGGAGCCtgttccctctcttctctctccttttttcatATCTGTGCCTTACTGTACCTGTCATTACAGCAATCCAGAAATCTAGGGGGAAACTGTGGCTTTGTTAGACTTCTAGCCTGAGCTGTGGGCTCCTGTCCAACTTCACCACGAATTCTACTCTGGGAGCGTATCAGGTGGTGGCCTGCTATTAATAAAGTGACTTCCATTTCTGCCCTATTACTTATCATTAACGTCAGGGGGAAAAGCCAAACAGAGCATTCTTAGCTTCCTAGAATGAAATATCATTGAATACTATAAAATTTGACCCAGGTTCCTAATATCCCATCTGTATTAAcctgttctcacactactatacataaatacctgagactgggtaatttatagagaaaagaggtttaattggctcctggttctgcaggctgtacaggaagcttgatgctggcatctgctcagcttctggggaggcctcaggaaacttacaatcatggcagaaggcgaaggaggagcaGACAcattacatggccagagcaggagtgAGACAgcagggcaggggttggggggaatagaagagaggtgccacacacttttaaacaactagatcttgaGAGAACTCACTCTCTACCCGAGGACAGtaccaaagggatggtgctaaatcattcagGAGAactccatccccatgatccaattacctcccaccaggccccacctcccacactggggattacagcTTAACATGGTTTTGGGctgggacacacatccaaatgaTATCACCATCTAATCCCTGGCTCCACATAAACACCTTGTATGTTCAGCTGAatacgttttctttctttctaactgTAATGTACACAAAACCCTTAGCAGAGTAGCTGACACATAGTTAGTACTTAATCAATTTTTTAAGTATTACTTCATccttttaaatatcttaaatacaataaatattagaatatcaatatttatttatatttatcatgATATTTATCTAAATACAAATATCAATATTCAACTCTTGAAACAATTATGATATACCATATCCTTTCAAATAATCAGTGTGTTAGAATTTTGGGTTATTCATTTTCTTAGATGTTTGTGATTACCCAAGGATCACCCACTGATGGAGGGAAAGGACCTAGGTAAGAACCTCCCAGGAGGGGATTTAGGACAATGTACCTTTAAGATTTTTGTCAGTGTTGCCACATTGCATGGGGTGGCCTTTCGATTGCATAACCATTAGGCATTCCACAACTTTTCACACAAAGTTCTTGCTTACTAAACTAATGATTAACCAAGTACAAGTCACTTTGATGGATTTAACGAGGTTCTAGCAAgagaagacaataaaatatttttctaaaacattacataaatgaaaaaaataaaaagcttctgaaaTCCAAGAATGACAATTTCATGGGtatcaaattatatattatatataattatgttaatAATAGTGATAATGAAAATTGTGATGCTTTACATTAATACAGAACAATTTCTAACATTTAGATTGTCATATGATTCTATAATATTCTTGTGATTTATAAGCAAATGAGGAAAAACGATGGGAAAGGAGTAATGATAAAAGTACACATTCGAATGCCTATGTTTCTTAACTGATAGAGTAAGCCTAGGTTTAAGATTAAACAATTAGTTTTGATAATCCCAACAGTATAGTTTTTCAaatgaattatattaaaaaatatttcagaatttttcagGAAATGACAGTGCACTAAATATAATACATACCTAACCTAAAATATAGAATGactttaaataacaattttatattCTGAGCTTGTATGAcaacatttcaaaataagttatagattttatgtgtaattataactAGAACACCACAGCTATAAGGTATTGCATATTATCAAGACTATACTTTACTCATGTTGAGACACAATGTTAGTAATAATATTTTATGGTACCATGAAACATGCAAAACCCTCCTGTTTTCTGCACAATTATCTGACGTGCCAAATCAGGCAACATTTTAGTGAAAATCTTGGAATAGTAAGTCATCAGTAATATTAGCCTAGGATGTTTCATTTCCCCCCAGGATCATCAAATTATTAACTTACTTTTTATATCTCCTTACAAAGTATTAAGTGCTTTATATAATTTGTCCCATTTGGTCTGCAGGAGAATCCTAGGAGCTAGGCTTGGCATGTTTTATAGGACAGTGTAGCATAGTGGTTAACAGCACAGATGCTGGTGCCAAAGTGCCTGcctttgaaactttgttttgtccTCAGGAGCTTTGGGACCATCTGACTGGGGGCCAGTGGTCCAAACTGGAATAAGAGGATGGCCACTTCATAGTGGTAAGGGGTGACTGAGGTGCTAGACATGAGATGCTTGGAGCCCCACCTGGTTATGATAGACACTGGACCAGTATCAAGACACACTGCCCTTGTCTTGCAGAGGAAGAGCCCATGCTCAGAGAGATTATACACTGCTTTTTCTAAGCATTtgcatcttttcctttttgtaaggTTGGTTCTTTTTTTGTGAAACAAAGGGAAAGGGGCTGGTTAAtgcaacaaagaaaaagaaaaaaaattaagaaattgtaCTTAAGTACAATTACTTAAGTGTATTTTCAAGAATCATTTGTTTAAGAAAAGCCTTCTACCTTGTTTACTTCTGTGATAATTTGAGTTGGTTATAGCCTGAGAGGGGTGGTGACAGGCAGTACAATAACAAAAAAGCCCATATTTTAAGAGCTATCAACAAAGcaaatgcattttcattttctacttaTGATATCAAAAGACTTTCCCTAATGATAGATTATTTCTATGATGACAAAGGCATTTTAATACAACTAGAAGCATTTCCAagattttattcttcatttggCAGTGGCTGGATGGTGTTGCTCATATGTACTgcctacatatattttttttttgcaattttattcAGGCATACATAGAGAGTGATGAGATTTCCCTCTTCTTTATAGGGTTAAGTTAAAACTAAACAGCagtcctggcatggtggctcacacctgtaatcccagcactttgggaggctgagtcgggcagatcacttgaggtcaggagttcgagaccagcctgggcaaaatggtgaaacctcatctgcaccaaaaaatacaaaagttagccaggcgttgtggcgcacctgtaatgccagctacttgggaggctgaggtgggagaatcacttgaaccagacggtggaggttgtagtgagcccagatcacaccactgcactccagcctggacgacagagcaagaccctgtctcaaaggtgCAGACATGGCGGAGACCAAGaatcacaccacacacaaccaGTCCTGAAAATAGCACAGAAACGGTATCAAGAAACCCCGATCACAAAGATATGACCCTCTTAAGAGGGTGGACTCCAAGTTCCTGAGCAACATGCACTTTGCCAAGAAGCACAAGAAGGGCCTAAAGAAGATGCAGGCCAACAATGCCAAGGCCATGAGTGCACGCGCTGAGGCTATCAAGATCCTCGTAAAGCCCAAAGAGGTTGAGCCTAAGACCCCAAAGGGTGTCAGCTGCAAGCTAGATCGACTTGCCTACAATGCCCACCCCAAGCTTGGGAAGCGTGCTCGTGCCCGCATTGccaaggggctcaggctgtgcCAGCCAAAGGCCAAGGCCAAGGATCAAACCAAGGCCCTGGCTGCAGCTCCAGCTTCAGTTCCAGCTCAGGCTCCCAGAGGTGCCCAGGGCCCTACAAAGGCTTCAGAGTAGAGATCTCTGTCTGCCAACCTGAGGACAGAAGGACTGGTGTGACCCCCCCCGGGCTACCGTCTGCATGGGGCTGGGATTCTCCTGTGCTATTTGTACAAATAAACCTgaggcagggaaaaaaaaaacaacaacaacaactaaacaaaccaaaaacaacaacaaaaaacaactaaataGCAGATATTAGGACATTCGAACTACTGGCAGCTTTTTCTAAGCCTTTGAGGTGACTTGAATGACAGTCAGTGATAATAAGCAATAGCTTTCTTCTCTTTGCCCACAGTGCTGGGCAAAGGGTGATGGAGAACACCAAGAGAGaaggtgtgtttgtgtggtgagctattcagttttatttatcttctcaATTCCTAAATTCTATAAAGTTTGGCTCAAATTCTTACCTATTCTCAACCTATGAGTCTCAATCTTggctacatttttaaagtatttggagtCTTATGTACTAATTAACAGATAATACGTATACatgatgtacatatatatttattaggttggtgcaaaggttattgcagttttgccattaaaagtatggcaaaaaccacaattaatttTGCATCAGcctaatacacacatatacacgtatatgccCATACACCTAGACACCTATATGCATACACAGACCCTACCCTTTGATGTTGGCTCCAATCAACATCTCTACTAACTCTCTAACCGAATTGGCTTAGCTACCACTGTCTTTCCAGGCTCTCTACTTTCTATGCAGATATGTGCTTTGGTATAGCTATTCCCTCACTGGaagctctttctcttccctttctctcttctccattcCTAACCCTCTGCGTGGAGCCTTTGATTGCCCTTGGACTTCCCATCAGCTTTTACCTCAATTCTCATTTTGGCTTTGAATTATGTAGGGCTTTCTACTTAACTGTTCCAAGCATATCTATCTTGCCTTTTCAATTAGACTAATGACCAGGTTGGTCTAATTAAATACAAGagaaagatatttcttttatctttatttttttctaatgccCAGAACTACATATATATCTACCATAGTGCCACATGCTTAGTAATCATTACTTGAAGGAATGAACTTCATCCAGGCTATCCACATTCATAGTTTAAAGGAAACACCTGTCGATCAGAATAGTTTTAGGCTGTAATCAATCTATTAACCACAATCATTACCTACAactcatctatttttaaaactaattagttaaaattttaaattgatgaataaaaattatatgtatttattatgtaaaacatgatgttttgaaaatgTATACTTTGTGGAGGGGCTACATTGAGCTTATCAACACATGCATTacttcataaacttttttttgtgatgagaacacctAATACTTACTTttggcaattttcaagaatacactGCATTGTTATTAATGATAATTACCATCTTGTACAATAGACCTCTTGAACTTATCTAACTAAAATATTGTAAGCTTTGACCAACATCATTCCAACACCCTCACCTCCCTCTGAAAAATCCCCGATAATCACCATTATACTTTACTTTTATAAGTTCCACTCaaaaaaattccacatataagtgggatcatgtggtatttgtctttctgtgcctggcttatttcacataacatattGTCCCCAAAGTTCATCTATAttatcacaaatgacaggatttccttctttttaaaatgggaacatcacacaccagggcctgttgtgaggtggggggaggggggagggatagcattaggagatatacctaatgttaaacgacgagttaatgggtgcagcacaccaacatggcatatgtatacatatgtaacaaacctgcacattgtacacatgtaccctaaaacttaaagtataataaaaaataaaaataaaaaaatgagcaatACATACAAAGCtctgagcaaaataaataaataaataagtaaataaaatgggCATAGTTTTCTATTGTAGGTATACAACATCTTCttgatccattcatccattgatgcaCGCTTAGGTGGgctccatatcttggttattgtgaataatgctgcagtgaacatggggttgcaggtatctctttgtcgtactgattttatttcctttggatatatacctagtagtgggattgctggatcatatggttgttctatctttatttctttgagcaacctgcatactgtttttcataaggGTTTACCAATTCACATTCCCAGCAGTAATGTGCAACAACCCATTTTTTGACTTCAACCATATAACCAATCTCCTATGTAACCTTTCTTCTTGGATGTCTAAAAGGCACTGAAACCTGTCATTTGACCCTCTGACTACATCAAATTCCTTGTCAGATGCTCTTATATTTATATCtcctttaaaattttacatttatttgtgcaATTATTTGCTTAATCTCTGATTGCCTCATTGGACTATAGACCA
The sequence above is a segment of the Gorilla gorilla gorilla isolate KB3781 chromosome 19, NHGRI_mGorGor1-v2.1_pri, whole genome shotgun sequence genome. Coding sequences within it:
- the LOC101152626 gene encoding LOW QUALITY PROTEIN: large ribosomal subunit protein eL29-like (The sequence of the model RefSeq protein was modified relative to this genomic sequence to represent the inferred CDS: substituted 2 bases at 2 genomic stop codons), which gives rise to MAETKNHTTHNQSXKXHRNGIKKPRSQRYDPLKRVDSKFLSNMHFAKKHKKGLKKMQANNAKAMSARAEAIKILVKPKEVEPKTPKGVSCKLDRLAYNAHPKLGKRARARIAKGLRLCQPKAKAKDQTKALAAAPASVPAQAPRGAQGPTKASE